A single Phoenix dactylifera cultivar Barhee BC4 chromosome 1, palm_55x_up_171113_PBpolish2nd_filt_p, whole genome shotgun sequence DNA region contains:
- the LOC108511188 gene encoding uncharacterized protein LOC108511188, translating to MGGCASKPRELEGETNASLIQDEHGEKGEGKDVVKEAAGGQQEQENGRQSLGFLLKELEAKEAEESEAEHLVEGSEAETVAIVPDGKSTAAEAKDSMEDEMVVSEKKDMELPVSSLVHAA from the exons atggGTGGTTGTGCAAGCAAGCCTAGGGAATTGGAAGGGGAGACGAATGCTTCTTTGATCCAAGATGAGCATGGAGAGAAAGGGGAGGGGAAGGATGTCGTGAAGGAAGCGGCAGGTGGCCAACAGGAGCAGGAGAATGGCCGCCAATCTCTTGGCTTCTTGTTAAAGGAG CTTGAAGCCAAAGAAGCAGAGGAATCCGAGGCGGAGCATCTTGTGGAGGGATCTGAAGCTGAAACCGTAGCAATTGTTCCAGATGGGAAGTCAACTGCAGCTGAAGCCAAGGATTCAATGGAGGATGAAATGGTTGTTTCAGAGAAGAAGGATATGGAATTGCCGGTTTCTTCTTTGGTGCATGCTGCTTGA
- the LOC103704357 gene encoding uncharacterized protein LOC103704357, which produces MGGCASKPKELKEEADAPLAINEPKNKVGDIGEKEGEEVVQESGNQSLGLLLKEMEAKEEDQHKREQVVEKWETKMTTVTEEESTSNPKDSTPTAKEESKDSGVYASSGESVVLEESGLPIYSSVKVFF; this is translated from the exons ATGGGTGGGTGTGCGAGCAAGCCGAAGGAGTTGAAGGAGGAGGCAGATGCTCCTTTGGCCATCAATGAGCCAAAGAACAAGGTTGGCGATATTGGAGagaaggaaggggaggaggttGTGCAAGAAAGTGGCAACCAATCCCTCGGCCTATTATTGAAGGAG aTGGAAGCCAAAGAGGAAGACCAACATAAGAGAGAGCAGGTTGTAGAGAAATGGGAAACTAAAATGACAACTGTGACAGAGGAGGAATCAACTTCCAATCCGAAGGACTCAACTCCAACTGCTAAGGAAGAAAGCAAGGATTCAGGTGTTTATGCCAGCTCTGGTGAATCAGTTGTCTTAGAGGAGAGTGGATTGCCGATCTATTCTTCGGTGAAGGTCTTTTTCTGA
- the LOC120111952 gene encoding WAT1-related protein At2g39510-like, with translation MVLVQVVFVGVNLFYKLAMNDGMNMRVLVAYRYLFATAFLGPLAFFLERYNALEFFLVLLDENIRTQTEGVYGDPYGWYSGIWVDCTVVAWCIQRKGPLYASIFNPLTLVIVALLSSLLLNEKLHLGSILGAILIVAGLYTMLWGKGREAAKVGKVFCT, from the exons ATGGTTTTGGTTCAGGTGGTTTTCGTCGGAGTGAACCTTTTCTACAAGCTGGCCATGAACGATGGC ATGAATATGAGGGTCCTCGTTGCCTACCGTTATCTCTTCGCCACTGCCTTTTTGGGCCCTCTTGCCTTCTTCCTGGAGAGGTACAATGCTCTAGAATTCtttcttgttctt cttgacgagaacatcagGACTCAAACGGAGGGAGTATATGGGGATCCGTATGGAT GGTATAGTGGCATCTGGGTTGATTGTACGGTGGTGGCTTGGTGCATACAGAGGAAGGGTCCATTGTATGCTTCAATTTTCAATCCACTGACTCTTGTTATTGTGGCACTTTTAAGTTCTCTTCTGCTTAATGAGAAGTTGCATCTTGGAAG CATACTGGGAGCCATATTAATTGTGGCTGGGCTGTACACAATGCTATGGGGAAAGGGAAGAGAGGCAGCTAAGGTGGGAAAAGTCTTCTGCACATGA